A single genomic interval of Saccharothrix saharensis harbors:
- a CDS encoding UDP-N-acetylmuramoyl-tripeptide--D-alanyl-D-alanine ligase, with protein MIQLSLAEIAEVVGGTLHRATGDEVVTGSVEFDTREVTPGGLFLALPGERVDGHDFAADAVARGAVGVLAGREVDAPAVIAPPVDREGGNAYVLSGDADGAGAAVLAALAKLARHVTDRLEDLTVIGVTGSSGKTSTKDLIAQVLAPLGGTIAPPGSFNNELGHPWTALRADEDTRFLVLELSARGIGHIAELCEVAVPRVGAVLNVGSAHVGEFGSRENIALAKGELVEALPEDGIAVLNADDPLVAGMADRTKAKVVLVGENPSARVRAKDIVLDEQARARFTLVAPQGEAEVRLAVHGPHQVGNALTAAAIALELGATPEQVAASLGNAERVSAHRMAVSERPDGVTVVNDAYNANPESVRAALKSLATISRSATPARRSWAVLGPMAELGADSVRAHDEIGRLAVRLDINKLVVVGQDARAMHQGAHLEGSWGEEAILVPDVTAAVELLRDQVRPGDVVLVKASNSYGLWRVAEALLEAGSK; from the coding sequence GTGATCCAGCTCAGCCTCGCCGAGATCGCCGAAGTCGTCGGCGGCACGCTGCACCGCGCCACCGGCGACGAGGTCGTCACCGGCAGCGTCGAGTTCGACACCCGCGAGGTGACACCCGGCGGCCTGTTCCTGGCGCTGCCCGGCGAGCGGGTCGACGGCCACGACTTCGCCGCCGACGCCGTCGCCCGGGGCGCGGTCGGTGTGCTGGCGGGCCGTGAGGTCGACGCCCCCGCCGTCATCGCGCCCCCGGTCGACCGCGAGGGCGGCAACGCCTACGTGCTGTCCGGCGACGCCGACGGCGCGGGCGCGGCCGTGCTGGCGGCGCTGGCCAAGCTCGCCCGGCACGTCACGGACCGGCTGGAGGACCTGACCGTCATCGGCGTGACGGGCTCGTCCGGCAAGACCTCCACCAAGGACCTCATCGCCCAGGTGCTCGCACCGCTCGGCGGGACCATCGCACCACCGGGGTCGTTCAACAACGAGCTGGGCCACCCGTGGACGGCGTTGCGCGCCGACGAGGACACCCGGTTCCTGGTGCTGGAGCTCAGCGCCCGCGGCATCGGGCACATCGCCGAGCTGTGCGAGGTCGCGGTGCCGCGGGTCGGCGCGGTGCTGAACGTCGGCAGCGCCCACGTCGGCGAGTTCGGCTCGCGGGAGAACATCGCGCTGGCCAAGGGCGAGCTGGTCGAGGCGCTGCCCGAGGACGGCATCGCCGTGCTCAACGCCGACGACCCGCTCGTCGCGGGCATGGCCGACCGCACGAAGGCCAAGGTCGTCCTCGTCGGCGAGAACCCGTCGGCGCGGGTTCGAGCCAAGGACATCGTGCTGGACGAGCAGGCCCGCGCCCGGTTCACGCTCGTCGCGCCGCAGGGCGAGGCCGAGGTGCGCCTGGCCGTCCACGGGCCGCACCAGGTCGGCAACGCCCTCACCGCCGCCGCGATCGCGCTGGAGCTCGGTGCGACGCCGGAGCAGGTCGCGGCGAGCCTCGGCAACGCCGAACGGGTCTCCGCGCATCGCATGGCGGTCTCCGAACGTCCCGACGGTGTGACTGTCGTCAACGACGCGTACAACGCCAACCCGGAGTCGGTGCGCGCGGCGCTGAAGTCGCTCGCCACCATCTCCCGGTCCGCGACGCCCGCCCGCCGCAGCTGGGCGGTGCTGGGGCCGATGGCCGAACTCGGCGCGGACTCGGTCCGCGCGCACGACGAGATCGGCCGGCTCGCGGTCCGCTTGGACATCAACAAGCTGGTCGTGGTCGGACAGGACGCCCGCGCGATGCACCAAGGGGCGCACCTGGAAGGATCTTGGGGCGAAGAAGCGATTCTGGTGCCCGACGTGACGGCGGCCGTCGAGCTGCTGCGCGACCAGGTGCGGCCCGGCGACGTCGTCCTGGTGAAGGCATCCAACTCATACGGCCTGTGGCGGGTTGCCGAGGCTCTCCTGGAGGCGGGCAGCAAGTGA
- the mraY gene encoding phospho-N-acetylmuramoyl-pentapeptide-transferase has product MKSILIAAAIALITSIMLTPYLIKIFSRQGFGQEIREEGPQSHKTKRGTPTMGGVAILVAMWAGYLGAHLVNSMSASAQDQTPSASGLLVLMLTTSLGIVGFLDDFIKIRKQRNLGLNKTAKLVGQFVATIIFAVLVMQFPNKEGFTPASVHLSFVRDITVVSFGVVGFVVFCYAAISAWSNAVNLTDGLDGLAGGTSAMVLGTYVVISFWQFRYNCSNLLVAGCYDVRDPLDLALVAAAAMAGCIGFLWWNAAPAKIFMGDTGSLALGGLVAGLSIATRTELLMVVIGGLFVVEALSVVLQVAVFRTSRRRLFRMAPFHHHFELAGWAETTVIIRFWLLAGMCCMLGLGLFYSEWLTAVES; this is encoded by the coding sequence GTGAAGAGCATCCTGATCGCGGCGGCCATCGCCCTGATCACGTCGATCATGCTGACGCCGTACCTGATCAAGATCTTCTCCCGGCAGGGTTTCGGCCAGGAGATCCGCGAAGAGGGACCGCAGAGCCACAAGACCAAGCGCGGCACGCCCACCATGGGTGGCGTCGCGATCCTGGTCGCGATGTGGGCGGGCTACCTCGGCGCGCACCTGGTGAACTCCATGTCGGCGTCCGCGCAGGACCAGACGCCCAGCGCGTCCGGCCTGCTGGTGCTGATGCTGACCACCTCGCTGGGCATCGTCGGCTTCCTGGACGACTTCATCAAGATCCGCAAGCAGCGCAACCTGGGTCTGAACAAGACCGCGAAGCTCGTCGGCCAGTTCGTCGCCACGATCATCTTCGCGGTGCTGGTCATGCAGTTCCCGAACAAGGAGGGGTTCACCCCCGCCTCGGTGCACCTGTCGTTCGTCCGCGACATCACCGTGGTGTCGTTCGGCGTCGTCGGGTTCGTGGTGTTCTGCTACGCCGCGATCAGCGCCTGGTCCAACGCCGTGAACCTGACCGACGGCCTCGACGGCCTGGCCGGCGGCACGTCCGCGATGGTGCTCGGCACCTACGTGGTGATCAGCTTCTGGCAGTTCCGCTACAACTGCTCCAACCTGCTCGTGGCCGGCTGCTACGACGTGCGCGACCCGCTGGACCTGGCGCTGGTGGCCGCCGCCGCGATGGCGGGCTGCATCGGCTTCCTGTGGTGGAACGCCGCGCCCGCCAAGATCTTCATGGGTGACACGGGCTCGCTCGCGCTGGGCGGCCTGGTCGCCGGCCTGTCCATCGCCACCCGCACCGAGCTGCTGATGGTCGTCATCGGCGGTCTGTTCGTGGTCGAGGCGCTGTCGGTGGTGCTCCAGGTCGCGGTGTTCCGCACGTCGAGACGGCGGTTGTTCCGCATGGCGCCGTTCCACCACCACTTCGAACTCGCCGGGTGGGCGGAAACCACGGTGATCATCCGGTTCTGGCTGCTCGCGGGCATGTGCTGCATGCTCGGGCTCGGCCTGTTCTACAGCGAGTGG